In Rutidosis leptorrhynchoides isolate AG116_Rl617_1_P2 chromosome 2, CSIRO_AGI_Rlap_v1, whole genome shotgun sequence, one genomic interval encodes:
- the LOC139891250 gene encoding uncharacterized protein: protein MSGEELHSNSGEDKPEITSVTANELPEESIATATDGDNGKTDSSCSTSSSLAKGLSYTISTIIRDFDSQSQQTSKSQDQLSTAIDRLTGELDQLLADAPSPFITQHAAKISGVRKRVSSLNLILKSIQRRVDNIDRLVSAGLPKDEVADTSPEQH, encoded by the exons ATGTCCGGCGAAGAGCTACACTCCAATTCCGGCGAAGATAAACCGGAGATTACTTCTGTGACTGCCAATGAGCTACCGGAGGAATCGATCGCCACTGCAACCGACGGCGATAACGGTAAAACCGATAGTAGCTGTTCCACGTCATCTTCGTTAGCCAAGGGTTTATCGTATACCATATCTACTATAATTAGGGATTTCGATAGTCAAAGTCAACAGACCTCTAAAAGTCAAGATCAGTTATCTACAGCCATTGATCGTCTCACCGGCG AGTTGGATCAACTTCTAGCAGATGCACCATCACCTTTTATAACGCAGCATGCTGCTAAAATATCTGGTGTTAGAAAACGAGTATCGTCGTTAAATTTAATACTGAAGTCGATACAACGGCGTGTTGATAATATAGACAGATTGGTCTCTGCTGGCTTGCCTAAAG ATGAAGTAGCAGATACAAGTCCTGAACAACATTAA
- the LOC139891251 gene encoding uncharacterized protein, translated as MAVLLNSVPPLTNLPSEYIRNPRIYKLHSFSPKIRFNSVVASTQVASLPSKDTLFALPNWRNGKTDPKNKDYRLNDAFLYLEYMVGKGHKPDVYHATQLLYDLCKSKKLRKATRVMEMIVDSGGVPDTASYNFLVSQLCKRGNVGHAMQLVEKMEDHGFPTHTVTYNSLVRGLCMLGNLNQTLLFIDKLIHKGLVPNAFTYSILLEAAYKERGVDEAMKLLNDIIAKGGEPNLVSYNVLLTGLCKEGRTNDALRFFRELPSKGFPPNVVTYNILLRSLCREGRWDEANELLAELVDEGLSPSLVTYNILISSLAFHGRTDNALKVLNEMTKGEFKPIAATYNPIIARLCEEKKVDDVMKCLDLMTYRDCSPNEGTYNAIAGLCKEGMVQEAFSIINSLSSKHNSSNHDFYKNVISGLCRKGNTFAAFQLLYEMTRYGFTPDSYTYSSLIRGLCMEGMLDEAMEVFSIMEESSCRADIDNFNALILGLCKSQRTDLSLQIYEMMIEKGYMPNETTYTIIVEGIAHEGRKELAAQLLRELHLRQVMSRSTVDRLLMQYDFEDFTG; from the coding sequence ATGGCTGTTCTATTGAATTCAGTACCTCCGTTAACAAATTTACCTTCAGAATACATCAGAAACCCTAGAATTTATAAGTTACATTCATTTTCCCCCAAAATTAGATTTAATAGTGTAGTAGCATCCACTCAAGTAGCTTCATTACCTTCGAAAGATACTCTTTTCGCTTTACCTAATTGGAGAAATGGTAAAACAGATCCGAAAAACAAAGATTACCGCCTAAACGATGCGTTTTTATACCTCGAATACATGGTTGGTAAAGGTCATAAACCTGATGTGTATCATGCTACTCAGTTGTTATACGATTTATGTAAATCGAAAAAACTAAGAAAAGCAACTAGGGTTATGGAAATGATTGTCGATTCCGGTGGTGTACCGGACACAGCATCGTACAACTTTTTAGTTAGTCAGTTGTGTAAAAGAGGGAATGTTGGTCATGCGATGCAGTTAGTTGAAAAAATGGAGGATCATGGTTTTCCTACGCATACGGTTACTTATAATTCGTTAGTTAGAGGGCTTTGTATGCTAGGGAACTTAAATCAAACGTTGTTGTTTATCGATAAGTTGATACATAAAGGCTTGGTGCCGAATGCTTTTACTTATTCGATTTTGTTAGAGGCTGCATATAAGGAAAGAGGTGTTGATGAAGCCATGAAGCTTTTAAATGATATAATTGCTAAAGGCGGTGAGCCTAATTTGGTTAGTTATAATGTTTTGTTAACTGGTTTGTGTAAAGAGGGTAGAACGAATGATGCACTACGCTTCTTTAGGGAGTTGCCTTCGAAAGGGTTTCCACCTAATGTCGTGACTTATAATATCTTGTTGCGAAGTTTGTGTCGTGAAGGAAGATGGGATGAAGCGAACGAGCTTTTGGCTGAGTTGGTTGATGAAGGTTTGTCACCTTCGTTAGTTACTTATAATATATTGATTAGTTCTCTTGCGTTTCATGGTAGAACTGATAACGCGCTTAAGGTGCTTAATGAAATGACTAAGGGTGAGTTTAAACCGATTGCTGCTACTTATAATCCGATTATTGCACGTCTTTGTGAGGAAAAGAAGGTGGATGATGTAATGAAGTGTCTTGATTTAATGACATATAGGGATTGTAGTCCAAACGAGGGTACTTATAATGCGATTGCTGGTTTATGTAAAGAGGGTATGGTGCAGGAAGCTTTTTCGATTATAAACAGTTTGAGTAGTAAACATAATTCATCAAATCATGACTTTTACAAGAATGTAATATCTGGATTGTGTAGAAAGGGGAATACTTTTGCTGCGTTTCAGCTTCTTTATGAAATGACTAGGTACGGGTTTACACCTGATTCGTATACTTATTCGTCTTTGATTAGAGGTTTATGCATGGAAGGAATGTTAGATGAAGCAATGGAGGTATTTAGTATTATGGAAGAAAGTAGTTGCAGGGCTGATATTGATAATTTTAATGCACTTATACTTGGGCTTTGTAAATCTCAGAGAACAGATTTATCGTTACAGATATATGAGATGATGATAGAGAAAGGGTATATGCCTAATGAGACAACGTATACGATTATTGTGGAAGGAATTGCGCATGAAGGTCGAAAGGAGTTGGCAGCTCAACTTTTGAGGGAGTTGCACTTGAGGCAAGTTATGAGTCGAAGTACTGTAGACAGGCTTCTTATGCAATATGATTTTGAGGATTTCACTGGGTAA
- the LOC139891252 gene encoding uncharacterized protein — protein sequence MIRGGKSFVSSPPAFSNDAKKLLVCTGNTVSIFSTATGLQVTELEGHTALVTSVTVVPATTPASRILCNCWTTSHDGTIKYWDFSVPELIKTINVQLPVYSMVIPSLLDQRSENSEKSRDLYAYISVEDTKTDQNMQRKELRGQLLKCNLSKCRVVRGVILSESKIPEKLTISANGEYFGYHEKRKVRIWEVPTKDVKNISYRKLKLSHTKNLSCLAFHPTDRVVAAGDVTGRILIWRGFGDRTFAGENLSNRKRLKNEDVKPGVIGEGDADSCTTWHWHSSEVKVLFFSSDGAYLYSGGKEGVLVVWQLDTGKKKFLPRIGTPLLYYMHSPDPSLSSISCADNRIHILKMPSMEIIKSISGIKLPCPVPESFRDTCNDFVFDQTSGLVAVRTENYCIQFYSLFDDREISEVQVCERNHQPSDDVTMILNLVALSFDGSMMSTVETRMAEEGIGGFVTLKFWERESQNNDFSLSTVIYEPHRDAGISAVSFHPTRGMAVSASYGGDFKVWVSIRDVQQNDKLIPRTRWACHAVGSYRKKPMTAAAFSHDGSVLAVAAETVITLWDPEKNVLVSVIGSCCEPIVNLSFIGESNSLVSSSRGSKPQLSVWSMSKLSVSWSYKLHTEAIACSAKESLLAVLVILPESSKADVATSDHDNGAILLFNAGDAVPIASWLVTKAKGGGIAFIQRGRSMDDNSMDEDSGPALLAYVNGEHEYALFNPLGEEIHERKTRHPDSVYGLEGPGQGGYASIYGELPEFKLKAIEASSADPIMASERPWETIFSGPSHSLPPLTKLCSAFLESLLEKRTTPMVE from the exons ATGATAAGGGGAGGAAAGAGCTTCGTGTCTTCACCACCTGCATTCTCAAACGATGCTAAAAAACTTCTGGTTTGCACCGGTAACACCGTCTCCATTTTCAGCACCGCCACCGGTTTACAG GTAACGGAATTGGAAGGTCACACTGCACTAGTGACATCTGTTACAGTTGTACCTGCAACCACGCCTGCAAGCAGGATTCTATGCAATTGCTGGACCACTTCACACGATGGTACTATCAAATATTGGGACTTTTCTGTACCTGAATTGATCAAGACTATAAATGTGCAGCTTCCAGTGTATTCTATG GTGATTCCGTCGTTACTTGATCAGCGATCGGAGAATAGTGAAAAGTCACGTGATCTTTATGCTTATATATCTGTAGAAGATACAAAAACCGATCAGAATATGCAAAGGAAAGAACTACGAGGCCAGTTGTTAAAATGTAATTTGTCTAAGTGTCGTGTGGTTCGTGGAGTGATATTGTCAGAG AGTAAAATACCAGAGAAGTTAACTATCTCTGCAAATGGCGAGTACTTTGGCTACCATGAAAAACGTAAGGTTCGTATATGGGAAGTGCCTACAAAAGATGTGAAGAACATTAGTTATCGGAAACTAAAACTGTCTCACACCAAGAACCTGAGCTGTCTTGCATTTCATCCGACGGATAGGGTTGTAGCAGCGGGTGATGTCACTGGGAGAATTCTAATTTGGAGAGGTTTTGGTGATAGAACTTTTGCTGGTGAAAATTTATCAAACAGAAAACGGTTGAAGAATGAAGATGTAAAACCTGGTGTTATAGGTGAAGGTGATGCCGATTCTTGTACTACGTGGCATTGGCATTCATCAGAAGTGAAGGTCTTGTTCTTCTCTTCAGATGGAGCGTATCTGTATTCAG GTGGAAAAGAAGGAGTTCTTGTAGTATGGCAGCTGGATACTGGAAAGAAGAAATTTTTACCGAGAATAGGGACTCCACTTCTTTATTATATGCATTCTCCagatccttctctttcatct ATATCTTGTGCAGATAATAGGATTCATATTCTGAAAATGCCATCGATGGAGATTATAAAGTCTATATCTGGAATTAAG CTTCCTTGTCCTGTCCCTGAGTCGTTTAGAGACACATGTAATGATTTTGTATTTGACCAAACTTCGGGGTTGGTTGCTGTTCGTACTGAGAACTATTGTATCCAGTTCTACAGCTTGTTTGATGATCGTGAGATATCAGAG GTTCAGGTCTGTGAAAGAAATCATCAACCAAGTGATGATGTCACG ATGATTTTGAATCTAGTTGCACTCTCATTTGATGGGTCTATGATGTCTACTGTCGAAACTAGAATGGCTGAAGAAGGAATAGGTGGCTTTGTAACACTTAAATTTTGGGAGCGTGAGTCACAGAACAATGATTTTAGCTTGTCAACTGTTATATATGAGCCCCACAG GGACGCTGGTATATCTGCAGTTAGTTTCCATCCAACTCGTGGCATGGCTGTCAGTGCTTCTTATGGTGGTGACTTTAAG GTGTGGGTTAGTATTCGCGATGTTCAGCAGAATGATAAATTGATTCCGCGGACTAGATGGGCGTGTCATGCTGTTGGTTCATATAG AAAGAAACCTATGACAGCTGCTGCATTTTCCCATGATGGTTCTGTTTTAGCGGTTGCTGCAGAAACTGTTATCACATTATGGGACCCAGAGAAGAATGTTCTAGTGTCCGTAATTGGGTCTTGTTGTGAG CCAATTGTGAATCTATCATTTATTGGAGAGTCCAATTCTCTTGTATCTTCATCTCGTGGTTCAAAACCGCAACTTTCCGTTTGGAGTATGTCAAAATTGTCGGTTTCATGGTCATATAAGCTTCATACAGAAG CTATTGCGTGTTCAGCAAAAGAATCCCTCTTAGCTGTTCTTGTTATTCTTCCTGAGTCATCTAAAGCTGATGTGGCAACATCAGACCATGACAATGGGGCTATACTACTATTCAATGCAGGAGATGCTGTTCCTATTGCTTCATGGCTCGTGACAAAG GCAAAGGGAGGGGGGATTGCTTTTATTCAAAGAGGTAGATCTATGGATGACAACAGTATGGACGAAGATTCGGGCCCCGCATTGCTTGCATATGTAAATGGCGAGCACGAGTATGCTCTTTTTAATCCACTTGGTGAAGAAATACATGAACGTAAAACTAGGCACCCAGACAGTGTCTATGGCCTTGAAGGGCCAG ggCAAGGTGGATATGCATCAATTTATGGGGAGCTACCTGAGTTCAAGTTGAAAGCAATCGAAGCATCATCTGCAGACCCTATAATGGCTTCAGAAAGGCCATGGGAGACAATTTTCAGTGGACCATCACATAGTCTACCTCCTCTCACCAAACTATGTTCTGCTTTTCTCGAATCATTGCTGGAGAAAAGAACTACTCCTATGGTAGAGTAG